TCTTATTGCTTTATACTTTGGTCCCATTATTTAATACATCATACTCCTTTGTTTGTAATCTAGTTTCATATATTTGTACCTtcctttaataagaaaattttaatacgTATTGATTAAGTGCTATggacttttccaaaattctaactattttttatataaattgtgtttgacttttccaaaattctaactattttttatataaattgtgtttttataattattttttatttggtgttAACTTTGTTAGtgtattataatattgaaaattttactaaGATTAATAGATCAAGACTAATTCACTATAATTTATTATACTAAAATATTCAAGTTGAAGACACAAAATTTGAAgctcaaatataattatgttttgagtttgaaattaaaaatggtACAATGGTgttgtaaaatgaataatttagcAGTAACTCAagtattcagggtatttttgtttagatttttttaaaaaaaaattaatgatttaaaattcttattttctagattaagttttcaaaatatgataaaactaAAATGCCCAAGGTTTAGGTgtgaaaaaagatttgaaaatttcattttggggttaaaataaaaaactaaaaaaatctaCAGGATAACCAGTACGTTTCTTAGTTCCTATACTTCAAAAAATCAAGATCAAGTCTGAAAATTAAATGTTGCTAGTTGATGAAAAGCAGAGGTCGAAAATTTGAGCTCTTAAACCAAAATATGGTTTTGAGCTGATCTACTAAGGAGCATAGGAAAGTATTGCAACTGAAGAATACATATAGGTATTGATTGATATACCATTTGTAGAAAGAAGTATTTGGGTTAGGTAAAATGTGTATGATTCTTTTATATCTAGTGGATTCTTATTATGCTCGATAGACTCATAGTTTTTGTATCTACATTGGTTGAGACAATCTTCATAAGTGTTTTtctgaatattttttattatgtgattGAATATATTTTGGATTATGACTTATATATTCTCACAAGGCTAATCAAAAGCAATAATTAAATCCCAATAATCAACCAATATGATATCGAAATCAATTTGAATGGATTTAAAAGTTACTAATTTAATATATCctatttatacaaaaaattgTGAGTATTGCCTCAAAATATGTTTCTAATATCAACATAACATTTCTTCCTCATTTTGTTAGGCTAATgaaaaatcattagaaaaaaaaattagatatttgattaaaatgattaaaatagtCTCTAATTCGAACAATGCtcatcctttttgttttttttttgaaatatcaaaaatgataatattttttaataaaaatatcattcatttatgttaaagcaatttttatttttttattttaaatattaagatatttttattcattaataatttttttaataaaaatattattcatttatgttaaagctttttttttatttataaatattaagattttttattcatttacaatttttatttagaacTTTAAACCAATAGAAGTTGGCTTTACAAATTTTGGCCCAAATATCCCCAAGAACTTTATTTGAAAGGTGTAGCATATTCGAACCCTTCGTCCAGTCGTCCAGGGAACATGAATCATAATTTCGTTGCtggttttatattaaaatacatGGGATACATCGAGAAACCCACTTTTGCCTCAATTTTCAACCAAGACCAACCACAATCATAGAAAAACGATAAGGAAAACAAATTGAGCCAGCAAAGCCCTGACATCACTTCCTTTCTCCTCCAATACTATCCAGCCACAAGTATAAGAGTGTCACACCACTCCAAAGCCCTCAAAACAtcccatttttcctctctttgCAGTAACTGCTAGTTAGTGATGGAGCAAACTGAGCTGGTCTTCATCCCATTTCCTATCATCGGCCACCTTACGTCTGCACTGGAAATTGCAAAGCTGATTACTCAGCGAGACCCCCGATTCTCAATCACGATCATCATCATGAAGTTTCCGTTTGAGTCCATTGATGGTATGGACACGGACTCTGATTCCATACGTTTCGTTACACTTCCTCCAGTAGAGGTCGGCTCCAGTACGACGCCGTCTGGTTTCTTCCTCTCTGAATTCCTCAAAGCTCACATACCAATAGTCAGAGACGCCATCCACGAGCTCACTCGCTCCAACTCGGTTTGTCTCGCAGGGTTCGTTATTGATATGTTCTGCACCCACATGATCGATGTGGCCGATGAGTTTGGGGTGCCTTCCTATCTCTTCTTCACTTCCAGCGCTGCTTTTCTTGGCTTCCTGTTGCATCTTCAGTTCCTCCATGATTATGAGGGCTTGGATTTCAATAAGTTCAAGGACTCGGATGCTGAGTTGGATGTTCCGAGTTTCGCGAACTCAGTTCCGGGTAAGGTCTTCCCTTCTCGGATGTTTGACAAGGAAGGCGGAGGGGCTGAGACGCTTCTTTATCACACGAGGAGATTCAGAGAAGTCAAAGGTATTCTGGTAAATACATTTATTGAGCTTGAATCACATGCTGTTCGATCACTTTCTGACAGTACAGTACCCGAGGTGTATCCCGTTGGACCCGTACTCAACACCCGAATGGGATCTGGTGGGTGTCAACAAGATGCTAGTGCCATCATGAGCTGGCTTGATGATCAGCCTCCATCGTCAGTTGTTTTCCTGTGCTTCGGGAGCAGGGGAACCTTTGGTGCGGATCAGATCAAGGAGATAGCGTATGGGCTAGAGCACAGTGGGAATCGCTTCTTGTGGTCCCTTCGCCAACCTCCCCCAAAGGGTAAAATGGATTTTCCAAGCGACTATGAAAGTATTGAGGAAGTTCTACCAGAAGGATTTTTACATCGGACAGCTAGAATTGGAAAGGTGATTGGATGGGCTCCACAAGCAGCGGTTTTATCCCACTCAGCTGTTGGAGGATTTGTATCTCATTGTGGATGGAATTCTTTGCTAGAAAGCGTATGGTATGGTGTTCCAGTAGCCACATGGCCAATATATGCAGAACAACAAATCAACGCATTTCAAATGGTGAAAGATTTGGGGTTGGcgatagaaattaaaatagattaCAATAAGGATAGTGATTATGTTGTAAGTGCTCATGAGATTGAAAATGGATTAAGGAACCTAATGAATATTGATAGTGAAGTGAGGCAGAAGaggaaagaaatgcaaaaaataagtAGAAGAGTCATGATAGATGGTGGGTCCTCGCACTTTTCTTTAGGCCATTTTATTGAAGACATGGTGGCCAATATTCCATGCAAGCAACAAAGACGTGATACCTAATGTATGAATTAGTTTATactaatatgaaataaaaaggtGCATTGTAGGctctaataaattaatttatcatctCCTTTATTTCAATGCTCAAATATTTCTTTGATGATGTCAAGAAATTTGACCTTTCAAACTAGGAAATGTgttctttctttattatttagtGAAACAAGTTTACAAGGGCATGAATTTAGTTATATGTGGATCTCATTGATCAATGAATACACAATTGAGCATTTTCCTGTAGGAAGCTGGACTAGTAATAAAATCaactatataattaaaaatccacaaaccctattgaatttggtttgATGGGGATGAATAGATATAAGAACTTTTATAAGAATTTGTTCAATTGGATCACTATTAATTTGATGCTTGCCTTCAGATTAGAGACAACTATCCACTtgagaaatttaattaatttctggGCAGTGTTTATCTTCTTTTCTACAAGCATGATGCTCGAAGAGCAAATTAATGTTCTCAAACTATTTGGTGTGTTGGTATGGATTTAAGAAACTAACGTCTCATCAATGCATATCAAGGCATCTACGCATGTGAGAGATCAATAGATTCAAAATGATTCTAATTGGAGCATTTTTGAATTAAGAGGTAGCTACCTTGAGTCttgtgagaaagaaaataattggtATGGAGATGAGGATTTAGAATTATAAGTTCTTTAGATTTGATTATGGAGAGAGTTGagagaatataattttttttttaataagaaaattactaAGAGATGTGAAAaaagtctttaaaaaaatgataataataatttaaacatgaaaatgattatatatatagtattgaATTATCAATTTgtcctttcctttcttttaatgaaaaataaatacatatggAAATTGATAGTTGAAGTTGTTATTCAATCATCTAAAGATTAGCTTAGATGGAATATATTATAACGATCTACTCCTAATcgtgtaaatattgtttactTTGAGTCCAACCTCTCATATCCCATAAGATTAGGGTGGTCAAACAAATTCTCACACTGGGGGGTCAATGATCAACTTTGATACTATTTGTAATGGCTCACTCCCAACAGTATAGATATTATCCTCCCAACTGTAAGTATTGTCCATTCTAAACCCAAAAAtctctcacaactttaaaacgcatgtataaaattaaaaggagcTTATACACATATGATgtcaagattttttttcttcatttgatgAAAGATACCACATATACTCCCTCAAAATACTGATTCCAATTAGATGTGAAGAGGAGCCATTTAGtattagaaagaaaagaaatacatagatggtaatatatattatttctattcCTTAGTCTTGTTGCAAGGACACATTgccatataatatatatttttatttaaagaactttgaaaattaattttgttatatacaTAATTgacttataattaaaataaaatcatttataatacaaatattgGATTGATAAATAACTATATAAGTAATTATCTTAATTTAGCTCAATTTTAAGTCTTAAAATACggattcaaaatatattaaatcaaaataaaaataaaataaaaattcacttaAACCTTATATACATggataaatagaaataataaattctatacaaaaaataaaaaatttatagaaaaaattgaaagcttatcttattaattttctttctataactaaaatttgattgaacaaaa
The window above is part of the Vitis riparia cultivar Riparia Gloire de Montpellier isolate 1030 chromosome 12, EGFV_Vit.rip_1.0, whole genome shotgun sequence genome. Proteins encoded here:
- the LOC117926291 gene encoding anthocyanidin 3-O-glucosyltransferase 2-like, which produces MEQTELVFIPFPIIGHLTSALEIAKLITQRDPRFSITIIIMKFPFESIDGMDTDSDSIRFVTLPPVEVGSSTTPSGFFLSEFLKAHIPIVRDAIHELTRSNSVCLAGFVIDMFCTHMIDVADEFGVPSYLFFTSSAAFLGFLLHLQFLHDYEGLDFNKFKDSDAELDVPSFANSVPGKVFPSRMFDKEGGGAETLLYHTRRFREVKGILVNTFIELESHAVRSLSDSTVPEVYPVGPVLNTRMGSGGCQQDASAIMSWLDDQPPSSVVFLCFGSRGTFGADQIKEIAYGLEHSGNRFLWSLRQPPPKGKMDFPSDYESIEEVLPEGFLHRTARIGKVIGWAPQAAVLSHSAVGGFVSHCGWNSLLESVWYGVPVATWPIYAEQQINAFQMVKDLGLAIEIKIDYNKDSDYVVSAHEIENGLRNLMNIDSEVRQKRKEMQKISRRVMIDGGSSHFSLGHFIEDMVANIPCKQQRRDT